One Clavelina lepadiformis chromosome 1, kaClaLepa1.1, whole genome shotgun sequence genomic region harbors:
- the LOC143465881 gene encoding uncharacterized protein LOC143465881 encodes MSTQWMKARMLKQTNLTQVTFSLNVKHLNLLQGWNDCWQKNHKRAFFKISGITVEVVISMLRSKLLTSELATSPNWMEKGHKRGMHSSQLAKAVLDAAENSGIKEAESICEVMK; translated from the exons GTCCACTCAATGGATGAAAGCTCGAAtgttaaagcaaacaaacttgaCACAAGTTACTTTCTCGTTGAACGTAAAACATCTGAATCTGCttcaag GGTGGAATGACTGCTGGCAGAAAAATCACAAGCGGGCGTTCTT CAAAATAAGTGGCATAACAGTGGAAGTTGTTATCAGCATGCTTCGGAGCAAATTGTTGACATCTGAACTAGCGACCAGTCCTAATTGGATGGAAAAGGGTCACAAGAGAGGAATGCATTCATCACAACTCGCAAAAGCTGTTTTAG ATGCTGCCGAAAATTCTGGTATCAAAGAAGCAGAGAGTATATGCGAGGTCATGAAATGA